The Streptomyces sp. NBC_01298 genome contains the following window.
CAGTACGTACCCCTCACGCCGCAGCATGAGGAGCATCGGGGCGAGGTGGACCGCGGGCAGGCCGGTCTCACGCGCGATCTGTACGTCGGTCACGCCGCCGGTATGGCGTGCGACCGTTTCGAGTACGCGCAGGGCGTACTGCACCGAGTGGAACGGCGCGGTCGGCTCGGGCTTCAGCGCCACGGTTTTCCCCCTAGCAGGTTGTTACCGCTTGCTCTCACACGATAGCCATCAAGAGGCCCGTGTGGAGCGCCTGTTGATGAGATTGATGGCTCGATTACATCGCTCTGCCTGGATCTACTCCGATGGCATATGCCAAGGTCATGCGTGGTGTCCGAGAGTGCCGGGAATGCCCGGACCGGCCGCGCGGTTCGGGTTCTTCGTACGGACGAGGACGGACGGGCGAGCGGAGCGGGAGAGACGATGAGTGACACCGGAGGCGCGGGAGACGCTGGACGACGGGGAGCCGACCGTCCGGGCGACGGATCGGGCGGTCGGCCGGGCGACGGGCCGGGCGGCATATCGGGCGGAACATCGGGCGGAACATCGGGCGGGGGAGAGATCCGCGGGACGGCCCTGGGCCGCGCGCCGGTGCCGCTCTCGGTGCTCGACCTCGTCACCGTGGGCGCCGGCAGCACCGCGTACGCCTCCCTGCGCACCAGCGTCGACATCGCCCGGCTCGCCGAGTCCCGGGGCTACCACCGCCACTGGGTCGCCGAACACCACTCGATGCCCGGGGTCGCCAGCTCCTCCCCGGCCGTGATCCTGGCCCACCTCGCCGCCCACACCTCCCGGATCCGGCTCGGCTCCGGCGGGGTCATGCTGCCCAACCACGCCCCGCTCGCCATCGCCGAGCAGTTCGGCACCCTGGAGGCCCTGGCCCCGGGCCGGATCGACCTCGGCCTCGGCCGCGCGCCCGGCACCGACGGGCAGACGGCCGCCGCCCTGCGCGGGCCCGGGCGCCGTGACGAGGCCGTGGACGAGTTCCCCCGGCAGCTCGCGGAGCTGATCCGCTTCCTCGACGACGACTTCCCCGACGGGCACCCGTACGCCCGCGTGCACGCGGTGCCGGGCCCCGTCCAGGGCCCCGCCGCACGGCCTCCCATCTGGCTGCTCGGCTCCTCCGGCTTCAGCGCCCGCCTCGCCGGCGGACTCGGGCTGCCCTTCGCCTACGCACACCACTTCTCCCCGGCCGGAACCCTGCCCGCCCTCGACCTCTACCGGCAGTCCTTCCGCCCCTCGGCCGTCCTGGACGCCCCGTACGCCGTCATCGGAGTCGCGGCCCTCGCCGCCGACACCGCCGCGGAGGCCCGCGCGCAGGTGCTGACCGGCGCGCTGTCGATGCTCCGGCTGCGCAGCGGGCGGCCCGGGCTGGTCCCGACGCCCGAGGAGGCGGCGGCGTACCCGTACACGCCGCTGGAGCGGGAGTTCGTGGACGACCGCCTCGCGAGCGTGGTGCACGGCACCCCCGACGAGGTCACGCAGGGCCTGGACGCCCTCGCGAAGCTGACCGGCGCGGACGAACTGATGCTGACCGCCAACGCCCACGCGGGGGAGGCCCGCCTCCGCTCGTACGCCCTCGTCGCGGACGCGTACGGCATGCCGACCCTCGGCGCCTGAGCCCCGGCCCTCCCCGGTCCGTCTACGGGCAGGGGATCCCGGACCGCCGCATGTGCAGCTCGGACCGGACCAGTTTGAGGAGCCGGCCCGTCCAGTTGCGGCCCTGGCCGGCATTGTGCCCCCAGAAGGCCGAGTCGAAGTCGTCGTAGACCAGGGTGGCGTCGTCCGTCGCCAGCAGGATGTCGGCGAGCTCGGGGTGCTGGTCGTACTTGGCGCGCAGCAGGCTGGTCATGAAGGCGGCACGCGCTTGCTCCCAGCCCTTACGGCGCGGTGCCATCAGCGCGAGCTTGCGCGCTTCGCGGTACGTCTCCGTCACGGTGACCGCCTCGCTCACCTCTGGATCCGCGACGGACAGCCACTCTCCCATCCCGGGCGCGGCCGCGGCAGCGCCTTCGGGGACGGTGGTGGCCACCCAGCCGATCCGTAGCTTCTCCTCGAACTCCTCGACGGTGCACAGGCCCCAGCAGTCGATGAGCCCGTCGGCGTAGATGAAGAGGTCGATCAGGTGGTGGTGGCCGTTGCGGATGAAGGCGGGCCGCCAAGTGCCCGGTATGCGGATGCCGTCCACGGTGCGATGGGTGACTCGGTTGCCGATCATCCGGTGATTCTGCCGCCCGACGCGCGTCCCCCCGGAAGGGTTTACGGATGCGCAGCAGCCCCTAGCGCCTCACACGCGCCGACATCCGGAGTTTGGCTGGTTTGTTGCTGAAACCTTGCCGGAGGGTGAATGAAGGCAGCCTTAAATCGCTCGTCACCATGGGTGGCGGGTGATTTTTGGTGTGGTCCCAAGTCCCTGACGTGGGCTTCTGGTCGGTGAGTGGTCTAGTCCTTCTTTGGTCCAAACCATTGACTCGGGACCGGAGTGATCGCTATCACTATCCCCACCTGAAGTCTTGCCTTCCCCTCCCACTCCCCGGAGGCAGTTCATGCACATCCGTAAATCCCTCATCGCGGCCGCCGCCACGGCCGCGCTGGCCGGCGGCACGCTGGCCGCCTTCGCGGGACTCACCACCGCCTCGGCCGCCGAGGCCGGGACCACCGCGACGGCCGGCAACGTCAAGATCGCTTACTACGACCAGTGGTCCGTGTACGGGAACGCGTTCTATCCCAAGCACCTCGACACCCGTGGCATAGCGAGCAAGCTGGACGTCATCAACTACTCGTTCGGCAACATCCACCCCACCAACCTCACCTGTTTCGAGGCGAACAAGGCGGCGGGCGACGACAACAACGCCAGCGCCGGTGACGGTGCGGGCGACTCGTACGCCGACTACCAGAAGTCCTTCAGCGCGGCCGACAGCGTCAGCGGCGTCGCGGACAAGTGGGACCAGCCGATCGTCGGCGTGTTCAACCAGTTCAAGCAGCTCAAGGTGAAGTACCCGAACCTGAAGATCAACATCTCGCTCGGTGGCTGGACCTACTCGAAGTACTTCAGCGACGCGGCCAAGACCGACGCTTCCCGCAAGAAGCTCGTCACCTCCTGCATCGACCAGTACATCAAGGGCAACCTGCCCGTCGAGGGCGGCTACGGCGGCGCGGGCAGCGCGGCCGGCATCTTCGACGGCATCGACATCGACTGGGAGTACCCGGGCTCGTCGGGCGGCCACCTCGGCAACCACTACGCCCCCGAGGACAAGCAGAACTTCACGCTCCTGCTCAAGGAGTTCCGCAGCCAGCTCGACGCCTACGGCGCGGCCAACGGCGGCAAGAAGTACCTGCTGACCTCGGCCCTCCCGGCCGGCCAGGACAAGATCAAGTACATCGAGACGGACAAGATCGGCGCGTACCTCGACTACGCGAACATCATGACGTACGACATGCACGGCGCCTGGGACTCGGACGGTCCGACGTACCACCAGTCCCCGCTGCTGCCCTCGTCGTCCGACCCGACCGACGTGATCGCCCCGGGCACCGAGAAGTACAGCGTCAAGAACGCCATCGACTCCTGGATCGACGGCAACGCCGCCTACGGCATCACCGGCGGCTTCCCGGCCAACAAGCTGGTCCTGGGCTACGAGTTCTACTACCGCGGCTGGAAGGGCGTGCAGCCCGGTACCACCAACGGTCTCGCCCAGCCCGCCACCCTGGCCTCCGCCGCCCGTCCGACCAGCCAGCAGGCCGGCATCGCGCTCTACAAGGAGCTCGGCGGCATCGTCGACAACCCGGCGACCACCTTCTGGGACGACCAGGCCAAGGCCTCGTACTTCTACAAGGACGGCGAGTTCTTCACCGGCCTCAACCAGAAGTCCATCCAGGCCCGTGTCGACTACGGCAAGCAGCGCGGCCTGGCCGGCGCGATGATGTACTCCCTGCTCGGCCTGGACGCCAACGCGACCCTGCTGAACCAGATCTCGGACTCCCTCGGCGGCACCACCCAGCCGCCGACCACCCCGCCGACCACGCCTCCGACCACCCCGCCCACGACGCCGCCGACCACCCCGCCGACCACGCCTCCGACGACGCCGCCCGCGGGCTGCACCGCTCCGGCCTACGTCGCGGGCAACGTCTACACCGGTGGCACCGAGGTGTCGTACAACGGCCGCAAGTACAAGGCCCAGTGGTGGACGCAGAACGAGGTGCCCGGCACCACCGGTGAATGGGGTGTCTGGAAGGACCTCGGCGCCTGCTGATCCCCCCACCCCGCGCCGAGCGCCGGCAGCCCCCGCACTCCCCTCCCAGGGTGCGGGGGCCGCTGTGTGACATGGTTGCGGGATTCCCCGTACCGGAGCGTGCGGTGGTCGCTACGCTCGGCGACGAATTGGATCCGCACGCGTCCTCATGGGGGTGACCATCCCATGGTCAACATCCGCGCTCTCGATCCCAGCGCCTCGCCGCTGGACTACTACGGCAATGAACTCCGCCGCCTGCGGGAGGCCGCCGGCCTGAAGCAGCAGCAGCTGGGCGACATCATCTTTTGCGCCGCCTCCCTGATTGGGCAGGTGGAGACGACCAAGAAGATCCCGACCCGGGACTTCTCGGAGCGGCTCGACGCCGCCCTGGGCACGGACGGGCACTTCTCCCGCTTGGTCGGGCTCGTCCTACGGAGCGTGCTGCCGCCGTGGTTCCAGCCGTTCGCGGAGATGGAGGCGAAGGCGGCTTACATCTCCACGTACCAGGCTCAGTTGGTCTACGGGCTCTTGCAGACGCCTCGCTACGCACGCGCCGTACTGGCCAGCGGGTTGCCCGATGATCTGGATGATTTGGTCGCAGCCCGCCTCGATCGTCAGCGGATACTGGACCGAGACCGTCCGCCCATGGTGTGGGTGGTGCTGGACGAAGCCGCCCTGTACCGGCCGATCGGTGGCCGGGAGGCCATGAGGGAACAGCTCGCTCATCTCTTGACCTTCCGGAACAGGCGGTGGGTCAAGATTCAGGTGTTGCCGTTCTCGGCCGGTGAACACGCCAGTCTTATCGGCTCGTTCAGCACGATGAGGTTCGATGGTGATCCGGACATCGTCTACTCGGAGGACCTCATCTCCGGGCGTATGACGGCCAACCCGGACACGGTGAAGGAAGCTGCTCTTCGTTACGCTCACCTGCAGGCCGCTGCTCTCTCCGTGGAGGAATCGGCGGCATTGATCATCCGCGTAATGGAGGAACGCTATGGGCACCAGCCAGAACCTGACCAGCGCGGCGTGGCGTAAGTCGAGCTACAGCGGCAACACCGGCGGCGAGTGCGTCGAATGCGCCCCCCTCGGCACGGCCGCCTGGCGCAAGGCTTCGTCCAGCAGCACCAACGGCGGCGAGTGCGTGGAGATCGCCGCCCAGCCCTGCCGCATCGCCGTCCGGGACTCCAAGCGCCCCGACGGCCCCGCCTTCACCGTCGCGCCCGAGGCCTTCGGGGCCTTCCTCCGGAGTCTCTGACTCACACCTCGGGGTGCGGCGCCGGCCCCTCCGGGTGGGCGGGGCCCGTCGCCGCCTGGCGGCTGATGATGGCTGCGATCGCTTCCGGGGGCACCGCCCGGGAGTAGAGCCAGCCCTGGCCGGTGTCGCAGCCGATGTGCCGCAGGCGGGCCGCCTGGTCGGCGGTCTCCACGCATTCGGCCGTCACCGTCAGGCCCAGCCGGTGCGCGAGCTGGACCAGGGCTTCGACGATGGTCTCGTCGGCCGGGTTCGGGTGGGAGCCCTCCTCGTAGCGGAAGCCGCGGACGAAGGAGCCGTCCAGTTTGAGGACGGAGACGGGCAGGCGGCTGAGGTAGGCCAGGTTCGAGTAGCCGGTGCCGAAGTCGTCGATGGCGATCCGCACCCCCATGTCGCTCAGCGCCTGGAGGGCCTGGAGCGGGCGGCCCGCCGAGCCCATGACGGCCGACTCCGTCAGTTCGAGCTGGAGGAGCTGGGGGGCCAGGCCGGTCTCCGCCAGGATCTCGGCGACGTCGCCGACGAGGTCGGAGTCCCAGACCTGGCGGACGGCCACGTTGACGGAGACGAAGACGGGGGAGTCGCTGGGCTGCTCGATCTGCCAGCGCCGGGCCTGTCGGCAGGCGGTCTGGAGCACCCAGCGGCCCAACTGGACGATGGAGCCGTCCTCTTCGGCAATTCCGATGAACCGATTCGGCGTCAGCATGCCGAACTGCGGATGGTTCCAGCGCACCAGGGCTTCCACCCCGCGCACCGCCCCGCTCTCGAGGTCCACCAGCGGCTGGTACTCCACGGTGAACTCGCCGCGCTCCACGGCCGGCCGCAGCGTCGAGGCCAGGGCCTGCCGGGTCATCCGGTGCGCGTTGCGCTCCGGGTCGAAGAGGGTCCAGCGGGCCTTGCCGTCCGCCTTGGCCCAGTAGAGGGTCGTGTCCGCGGCCTGCATCAGGCCGGTCGCCGAGGTCCCGGCGGCCGCCCGCTCCACCACGCCGATGGACGCGGAGACCGACAGCCGCTGACCGGCCAGGTCGAAGGGCTCCTGTACGGCGGCCAGGACGCTCCGCGCCAGGTCCACGAGCTGTTCGGTGCCGGTGGACTCCTCGACCAGCAGGGCGAACTCGTCGCCGCCGAGCCGGGCCACCAGGTGACCGCCGGTGCGCCCGTAGCCGGACTGGTCGGCGCACTGGGTGAGCCGCTGGGCGACGGCGGTCAGCAGCCGGTCGCCGACCCGGTGGCCGAGGGTGTCGTTGACGGCCTTGAACCCGTCGAGGTCCAGGTAGCAGAGCCCGATCCGGCCCGTGCCGCTCTGCCCGTACGAGGAGGCCTCCAGGGCGGCGGAGAGCCGCTCGAAGAACAGCGCCCGGTTGGCGAGCCGGGTCACCGGATCGTGCATCTGGAGGTGGCGCAGCCGGGCCTGGAGGTCGCGCCGGTCGCTGATGTCGGCGACGGACAGCAGCACGTCGCCCGTGCCGGGGACGGGGCCGAGGGTGATCTCGGTCCACAGGGAGTGGCCGTCGGGGTGCTTGAGGCGCCGGGTGCAGCGGAGCCGGGCCTGCCGGCCGCGCAGCACCTCCTTGTAGGCGTGCCAGGTCCGGGCCTCGGAGGCCAGGTCCACCAGCTCGGCGGCGGACTGTCCGGCGAGGACGTGCGGCTCGGAGCCGAGGAGCGCGGCGAGGGCCTGGTTGGCTCCGGCGATGTGGCCGGTGCGGTCGACGACGGCCATGGGGAGGTGGGCCGCGTTGAAGGCGGCCCGATAGTCGGCCCGGTGGTCGGGCTGGTGGCCGGGCTGCTGGTCGGCCCGGTGGTCGTCGCGGTCCGGAGTTGCCGTCGCCGCCGGCGTCGCCGGGTGACGCTGCGTCATGGCCGGTCGGATGCCGTCGGCCGCCGACCCGGGTCCATCTGGGGTTCCGCTCACCGTTGGCTCCCGCAGTGCGTGTGAGTGTCCGTGCAGGAAAGTGTGCCGATCATAGAGGTTCCCGGACGGCCCTATCCAGCGGCGACGCCGTATGTGACGCGGGAGTTCGGTGTGATGACGGATCGTCGGCCTGACGCCGAATGATCGTTTCCGCACGGCTGTGAGCGTCCGGCGCCCACCCCTGTCCCGACCTGATCACTCGTGACTTTCCGTAGGCGCATGTGCGAAACCCGGCGTCACCGGCTTGCCCTAGTGCTCACTCGTGTGGGGCAGCGGAACAGGGCATTAGTAAGACAATCGCCCCAAGGTGGATGAAGAGGTACTAATCCACCACCGGAGGTCGATGTGCCGCGACAGCAGACACCCGGGGGAGTGGACCGCTCCCGCATGCGAACCACGGCGGCGGCGCTCACTTCCCTGACGGCGCTCGCCGCCATGTCGCTCGTCGCGGGACCCGCGGTCGCCGCTCCCGGAGCCGGACCGTGCGCGCTGACTCGTACCGCGGCCCACCACTCCCTGGGCCTGGACAGCTGGAACGGCGCCTACCCCAAGCCCGAGCGCACCCTCAACGCGGTCATGGTCTTCCTCTCCTTCCCCGACCACCGCACCGCGCTGACCACCGAGGAACTCACCGCCGACTACTTCCCGGCGACCAGCGAGTTCTTCGAGCGGGCCTCCTACGGCCGCTTCCGGCTGGTCGCGCACCCGCAGAAGCAGTGGATCCAGATGCCGAAGCCGTCCGCCGCCTACGGGATACAGCGCGACTGGGCCCCGGCGGACCGGGCCTCCTACCTGCGCGACGCGGTGGCCGGAGCGGATCCCTCGGTGGACTTCAGCCGGTACGACGTCGTCTACTTCGTCGCCGACCCGGACGCGCCCGGCGTCGACTCCGACGCCACCAAGGTCGTCAACTTCGAGCAGCCGATCCGGGCGGACGGCGCCGACCTGCGCCGCATCGTCACGGTCTTCGAGAAGCACCCGCCGGACCGCAACGTGCTGGCCCACGAGACCGGGCACGTCTTCGACCTGCCCGACCTCTACCACCGCCCCTCGGACGGCAAGGGCGACTGGGACACGTACGTCGGGGACTGGGACGTCATGGGCAGCCAGTTCGGCATGGCCCCCGACCTCTTCGCCTGGCAGAAGTGGAAGCTCGGCTGGCTGGACGCCTCCCAGGTGGACTGCGTGGGATCCGGCTCCTCCCTGCACACCCTCCAGCCGCTGTCCGAGGCCCCGCGCCCGGGCGGTACGGGCGGCACGCGGATGGCGGTGGTCCGTACGGGTCCCGGCAGCGCGATCGCCGTCGAGGCACGGGGCTCCGCCGGCAACGACGGGGACACCTGCACCGAGGGGGTCCTCGTCTACCGGGTCCGCAACGAGGCGGCTTCTGGCGGCGGGCCCATCGAGGTCGTGGACGCGCATCCCGACACCGAGGCCTGCTGGGACCGGTCGGTGTACCCGCCGCTGGCGGACGCCCCGCTGGAGGTGGGAGAGACCTTCACCGTCCCGGGTGAGGGGATCACCGTCGAGGTGGCGGACCGCACGCCGTCGGGCGCGTACACGGTGAAGATCACGCGGTAGCGGTAGCCGTAGCGGTAGGGGCGAGGGGCGAGAGACGAGAGACGAGAGACGAGAGACGAGAGACGAGAGGCGGGACACGAAAAAGACCCCCACTCGCGTGGGGGTCTCTTTCCGTCTGTGCGCCGCCAGGGACTCGAACCCCGGACCCGCTGATTAAGAGTCAGCTGCTCTAACCAACTGAGCTAGCGGCGCTTGGTGACGAGAGAGACATTAGCACCCCCGGCGGCGATCGGAAAAATCGATATCCGCAGCTCGGGTGGCACGGACGAACGCCCACAGCAGTGCCTCGGGTCCGGGTAGCCACGGCAACCGGGTGTCGGGCGCCACGAGCCAGCGCGAGGGCCCTCCGCCGGCGGCCAGCGGGGGCACGGTGACGGCGTCGCCGGGGCCGTGGCAGAGCGGGGCGGGCACCGGGGTGCTCCACTCCTCCCAGGCCAGCAGGGCCGGGAGCCGGTGGGCCGTCCCGGGCGCGGCGAACAGCAGGGTCCGCCCGCGGTGCACGGCCGCCGGCCCGGAGCCGGGGCCTTCGGCCCACAGCAGGTCGAGCATCCGGCGGCCGAGGACGAGGGGGACGTTGACGACGTCGAAGGCGGTGCCGCAGGGCAGCACGGCGGGCGCGGTGGGCCGGGCCTGCCAGGCGGCCAGCGTGCCTCCGGGCCGGGCGGAGGCCGAGGCCAGCCAGGCGGCGCCGGCCGGGGTGACGTGGTTCGCGGAGGCGGTCGTCGTCCGCGGGTCGAGCGCGGGGCAGCCGGTCATCGTCGTCATGTGTCCAGGTCTACCCGCGGTAGCGGACCGATCTCCGGGAGTTACGGGAAACCGGGACAGGCCGGGTGGGACTGGGGTATGTTGCGCCCTGCATATGCCAGAGGTCGAGGCCGGGCGTGTCTTCCGGGCATCCCATGGGTCTCAGGCGCCTCAGGGGTCCCGGGTGTCCCGGGCGTGTTCTCCGGTCGGCTGCTCACGCGCCCTCGGGGGTGGTGCCGCGCAGCAGGGACTCGCCGAACTCGATCATCTTGTGGGCGTAGTCCTCGGTCCACTCGGCCTGCTCCGCGATCGTCGCCGCGGACAGCCGGTCGAACCGCCGCGGATCCGCGAGCTGCGCCGCCGCCACCGCCTGGAACTCCACCGCCCGCTCCTGGGCGGCGCGGAAGGCCAGGGTCAGCTCCGTGGCCCGGGCCAGCAGTTCCCGCGGGTCCTCGATCGATTCGAGGTCGAAGAAGTGCTCCGGGTCCGTGACGGTCTCCGGCGGCTCGAAGAGCAACTGCGCGGGCCGAAGCCTCCGCTCGGTCCGCTCGGGCTCTGCCATGCGTGTCCTCCTGCTGGGCGTGGAAAGGGCTTCCGGGCCGAGAGCCTCCGGGGTCGAAAAGCTTCCGGGCCACCGTCTATTGTCCTGCTTCGCGCAAGGGCGCCCGAGGGCCCCGGTGGATGGGCTAGAACGTACGTATGACCCATGGTGTGCACGAGGAGCTGGACAAGCTCTGTGACGAGGGCATCGAGCAGGTGATCGGCTGGCGCCGTCATCTGCACCGCAATCCCGAGCTGCCCAACCGCGAGGCCGCCACCGCGCGGCTCGTGGCACGGGAGCTCACCGGGTTCGGACTGGACGAGGTGCGGACCGGCATCGCGGGGCACGGGGTGGTCGGTGTGCTGCGCGGGGGCCGGCCCGGGGACCGGGTGGCGGCGCTGCGGGCCGACATGGACGCCCTGCCCGTTCCCGACCGCTGCGGAGCGGACTTCGCCGCCACCGGCGCCGCCTCGCACGCCTGCGGCCACGACTGCCACACCGCGATGCTCCTCGGAGCGGCGCGAGCGCTGGCCGACGTACGGGTACGAGAACGGCTGCCCGGAACCGTGCTGTTCGTGTTCCAGCCCGCCGAGGAGGGCCCGCCGGTCGACGAGGAGGGCGGGGCGCGCCTGATGGTGGCCGAGGGGGCCTTCGCGGACCCCGTCCCCACGATGGCCTTCGGCATGCACGTCACCCCGCACCCCAAGGGCTGGGTGGGCTACAAGTCCGGCCCGATGTACGGGGCCTCCTGCCTGGTCCGCGTCGCCGTCACCGGCAAGCAGGCGCACGCCTCCTCCCCCTGGCACGGCGTCGACCCGATGCCCGCCGTCGGGGCGCTGCTCACCGGGATCGGCCAGCTCTACCGGCAGGTGTCGGCGTTCTCGCCGGTCACGGTCTCCATCGGGCACATCGAGGACGTCGGCCGGTTCAACGTCATCGGGGAGACCGTCACCCTGTGGGGCACGATCCGCTGCGCCGAGGAGCGGGACATGCCCGAGGTCAAACGCCGGCTGACGGCGCTGGCCGAGCACACCGCCGAGGCCTACGGGGCCTCCGCGACCGTCGAACTGCTCCAGGACGTGCCCGCCGTGCACAACGACGCGGCGTGGGTCGAGGACGCGCTGCCCACCCTGCGCCGGGTCGCGGGCGCGGACCGGGTGGTGGAGGTCGGCGGCACGCTGGGCTACGACGACGTCTCCGAACTCATCACCCGCTTCGGCGGGCTGTACGTGATGCTCGGCGTCCAGGACACCGCCCTGGACCCGGCGAGCGGCGAACCGGCGCCCGTCCCCGGCGGCCGTGGCCTGGTGGGCAACCACCACCCCGGTTTCTACGCCGACGACGACACCCTGATCACGGGCGTACGGCTGCACGCGCACGCCGCGTACGACCACCTGGCGGGGTCCCTCGTCACGCGCCTCCTCACGCGCTGACCGGCGTCCTCGACAGGGCGGAGAGCTCGTCCAGTACGGTCGCCAGCTCGCCGTCGAGGCCCTCGGGGGCCCGGAACCCGTCGGCCGTGACCAGTCCGGTGATGCCCGGGACGGCCACCGAGGCCCCGGCCGGCACCATGCCGACGGCCTCCAGCACGGGCCGGA
Protein-coding sequences here:
- a CDS encoding LLM class flavin-dependent oxidoreductase, with amino-acid sequence MSDTGGAGDAGRRGADRPGDGSGGRPGDGPGGISGGTSGGTSGGGEIRGTALGRAPVPLSVLDLVTVGAGSTAYASLRTSVDIARLAESRGYHRHWVAEHHSMPGVASSSPAVILAHLAAHTSRIRLGSGGVMLPNHAPLAIAEQFGTLEALAPGRIDLGLGRAPGTDGQTAAALRGPGRRDEAVDEFPRQLAELIRFLDDDFPDGHPYARVHAVPGPVQGPAARPPIWLLGSSGFSARLAGGLGLPFAYAHHFSPAGTLPALDLYRQSFRPSAVLDAPYAVIGVAALAADTAAEARAQVLTGALSMLRLRSGRPGLVPTPEEAAAYPYTPLEREFVDDRLASVVHGTPDEVTQGLDALAKLTGADELMLTANAHAGEARLRSYALVADAYGMPTLGA
- a CDS encoding NADAR family protein, producing MIGNRVTHRTVDGIRIPGTWRPAFIRNGHHHLIDLFIYADGLIDCWGLCTVEEFEEKLRIGWVATTVPEGAAAAAPGMGEWLSVADPEVSEAVTVTETYREARKLALMAPRRKGWEQARAAFMTSLLRAKYDQHPELADILLATDDATLVYDDFDSAFWGHNAGQGRNWTGRLLKLVRSELHMRRSGIPCP
- a CDS encoding glycosyl hydrolase family 18 protein produces the protein MHIRKSLIAAAATAALAGGTLAAFAGLTTASAAEAGTTATAGNVKIAYYDQWSVYGNAFYPKHLDTRGIASKLDVINYSFGNIHPTNLTCFEANKAAGDDNNASAGDGAGDSYADYQKSFSAADSVSGVADKWDQPIVGVFNQFKQLKVKYPNLKINISLGGWTYSKYFSDAAKTDASRKKLVTSCIDQYIKGNLPVEGGYGGAGSAAGIFDGIDIDWEYPGSSGGHLGNHYAPEDKQNFTLLLKEFRSQLDAYGAANGGKKYLLTSALPAGQDKIKYIETDKIGAYLDYANIMTYDMHGAWDSDGPTYHQSPLLPSSSDPTDVIAPGTEKYSVKNAIDSWIDGNAAYGITGGFPANKLVLGYEFYYRGWKGVQPGTTNGLAQPATLASAARPTSQQAGIALYKELGGIVDNPATTFWDDQAKASYFYKDGEFFTGLNQKSIQARVDYGKQRGLAGAMMYSLLGLDANATLLNQISDSLGGTTQPPTTPPTTPPTTPPTTPPTTPPTTPPTTPPAGCTAPAYVAGNVYTGGTEVSYNGRKYKAQWWTQNEVPGTTGEWGVWKDLGAC
- a CDS encoding helix-turn-helix domain-containing protein, which translates into the protein MVNIRALDPSASPLDYYGNELRRLREAAGLKQQQLGDIIFCAASLIGQVETTKKIPTRDFSERLDAALGTDGHFSRLVGLVLRSVLPPWFQPFAEMEAKAAYISTYQAQLVYGLLQTPRYARAVLASGLPDDLDDLVAARLDRQRILDRDRPPMVWVVLDEAALYRPIGGREAMREQLAHLLTFRNRRWVKIQVLPFSAGEHASLIGSFSTMRFDGDPDIVYSEDLISGRMTANPDTVKEAALRYAHLQAAALSVEESAALIIRVMEERYGHQPEPDQRGVA
- a CDS encoding DUF397 domain-containing protein, whose protein sequence is MGTSQNLTSAAWRKSSYSGNTGGECVECAPLGTAAWRKASSSSTNGGECVEIAAQPCRIAVRDSKRPDGPAFTVAPEAFGAFLRSL
- a CDS encoding putative bifunctional diguanylate cyclase/phosphodiesterase codes for the protein MTQRHPATPAATATPDRDDHRADQQPGHQPDHRADYRAAFNAAHLPMAVVDRTGHIAGANQALAALLGSEPHVLAGQSAAELVDLASEARTWHAYKEVLRGRQARLRCTRRLKHPDGHSLWTEITLGPVPGTGDVLLSVADISDRRDLQARLRHLQMHDPVTRLANRALFFERLSAALEASSYGQSGTGRIGLCYLDLDGFKAVNDTLGHRVGDRLLTAVAQRLTQCADQSGYGRTGGHLVARLGGDEFALLVEESTGTEQLVDLARSVLAAVQEPFDLAGQRLSVSASIGVVERAAAGTSATGLMQAADTTLYWAKADGKARWTLFDPERNAHRMTRQALASTLRPAVERGEFTVEYQPLVDLESGAVRGVEALVRWNHPQFGMLTPNRFIGIAEEDGSIVQLGRWVLQTACRQARRWQIEQPSDSPVFVSVNVAVRQVWDSDLVGDVAEILAETGLAPQLLQLELTESAVMGSAGRPLQALQALSDMGVRIAIDDFGTGYSNLAYLSRLPVSVLKLDGSFVRGFRYEEGSHPNPADETIVEALVQLAHRLGLTVTAECVETADQAARLRHIGCDTGQGWLYSRAVPPEAIAAIISRQAATGPAHPEGPAPHPEV
- a CDS encoding M6 family metalloprotease domain-containing protein codes for the protein MRTTAAALTSLTALAAMSLVAGPAVAAPGAGPCALTRTAAHHSLGLDSWNGAYPKPERTLNAVMVFLSFPDHRTALTTEELTADYFPATSEFFERASYGRFRLVAHPQKQWIQMPKPSAAYGIQRDWAPADRASYLRDAVAGADPSVDFSRYDVVYFVADPDAPGVDSDATKVVNFEQPIRADGADLRRIVTVFEKHPPDRNVLAHETGHVFDLPDLYHRPSDGKGDWDTYVGDWDVMGSQFGMAPDLFAWQKWKLGWLDASQVDCVGSGSSLHTLQPLSEAPRPGGTGGTRMAVVRTGPGSAIAVEARGSAGNDGDTCTEGVLVYRVRNEAASGGGPIEVVDAHPDTEACWDRSVYPPLADAPLEVGETFTVPGEGITVEVADRTPSGAYTVKITR
- a CDS encoding M20 metallopeptidase family protein, with product MTHGVHEELDKLCDEGIEQVIGWRRHLHRNPELPNREAATARLVARELTGFGLDEVRTGIAGHGVVGVLRGGRPGDRVAALRADMDALPVPDRCGADFAATGAASHACGHDCHTAMLLGAARALADVRVRERLPGTVLFVFQPAEEGPPVDEEGGARLMVAEGAFADPVPTMAFGMHVTPHPKGWVGYKSGPMYGASCLVRVAVTGKQAHASSPWHGVDPMPAVGALLTGIGQLYRQVSAFSPVTVSIGHIEDVGRFNVIGETVTLWGTIRCAEERDMPEVKRRLTALAEHTAEAYGASATVELLQDVPAVHNDAAWVEDALPTLRRVAGADRVVEVGGTLGYDDVSELITRFGGLYVMLGVQDTALDPASGEPAPVPGGRGLVGNHHPGFYADDDTLITGVRLHAHAAYDHLAGSLVTRLLTR